The Nitrospira sp. genome has a segment encoding these proteins:
- a CDS encoding ABC transporter ATP-binding protein, whose product MSAMTVERVPAYRISDLRFAYGSDASNHPAVTDMRCEIAQGEIVGLLGPNGSGKSTVLKLLAGLLMPQDGGVHIYDRPLAHLPPDELARAVAFVPQQQPAWFPFTIAEVVLMGRFPHHRARGGWLGFGWETREDLCQAEAAMEIMDVMHLAGRSIDDVSGGERQRALIARALAQAPAILLLDEPTAFLDLSHQVEICQALRRLHDDRGLTVVWASHDLNLASQYCDRLLLLDRGSVARIGTPAEVLRSDLITSVYGCPVLVDAHPVSGVPRVTLPGQAVSGAR is encoded by the coding sequence ATGAGTGCGATGACGGTTGAGCGGGTTCCGGCCTATCGGATCTCGGACCTGAGGTTTGCCTACGGCTCCGATGCCTCCAACCATCCGGCTGTCACGGACATGAGGTGCGAGATTGCACAGGGAGAAATCGTCGGCCTCCTCGGTCCTAACGGATCGGGCAAATCCACGGTGCTCAAGCTGCTGGCAGGCCTGCTGATGCCACAGGACGGCGGGGTCCACATATATGATCGTCCGCTTGCGCACCTGCCGCCGGACGAACTGGCGCGCGCGGTGGCATTCGTGCCGCAGCAACAGCCGGCGTGGTTTCCATTCACGATCGCGGAGGTCGTGCTGATGGGGCGGTTTCCGCACCACCGCGCACGTGGCGGCTGGCTCGGGTTCGGCTGGGAGACGCGCGAAGACTTGTGTCAGGCGGAAGCCGCCATGGAGATCATGGACGTTATGCATCTGGCCGGGCGCTCAATTGATGACGTGTCCGGAGGGGAACGGCAGCGGGCCTTGATTGCCCGGGCGCTGGCGCAGGCGCCGGCGATATTGCTGCTCGATGAGCCAACGGCATTTCTGGACTTGTCGCATCAGGTTGAAATTTGCCAAGCGCTGCGCCGTCTGCACGACGACCGGGGACTGACGGTAGTCTGGGCATCGCACGATCTGAACCTGGCGAGTCAATATTGCGATCGTTTGTTGCTGCTGGATCGGGGATCGGTCGCACGCATCGGCACGCCGGCGGAGGTCCTTCGGTCCGATTTGATTACCTCGGTGTATGGCTGCCCGGTGCTAGTGGATGCCCATCCGGTGTCGGGTGTGCCGCGGGTCACGCTGCCGGGACAAGCGGTATCTGGCGCACGCTAA
- a CDS encoding cobalamin-binding protein, with protein MKKRRQQGILTGMPFMANLAPRTFVDDLDRKIFLAAAPVRIVSLAPSVTEMLFAMGAGGQVVGVTKFCDYPPEAEALPKVSAGTPNIESLVALKPDLVVTSKDFIRPDTLAKLEQLKIPTVVFVDAAVVEDVYRHIQMLGRMLNRQSAADAVVGGMRQQVADITMKTKSRPHPRVLYVLNGDPFVTVGTGSFIHQLIGLAGGINVAQASPVAYPRLSLEEVLRQDPEIIVFPAGVGESVPEEEQRRWRQWTTVTAVKRDRFVQVPSVLLDRPGPRVVEGLDALARQLHPEAFDK; from the coding sequence ATGAAAAAGCGCCGACAGCAGGGCATTCTGACCGGCATGCCCTTTATGGCCAATCTCGCGCCACGCACCTTTGTGGACGATCTGGACCGGAAAATTTTTCTGGCAGCGGCGCCGGTCCGCATCGTGTCGCTGGCGCCCAGCGTGACGGAAATGCTTTTTGCGATGGGCGCTGGCGGGCAGGTTGTGGGCGTGACAAAGTTTTGCGATTACCCGCCGGAGGCGGAGGCGTTGCCGAAGGTCAGTGCGGGCACGCCCAACATCGAATCCCTCGTGGCGTTGAAGCCTGACCTAGTGGTGACGTCCAAGGACTTCATCCGTCCCGACACGCTGGCCAAGTTGGAGCAGCTCAAAATTCCCACGGTCGTGTTCGTGGACGCAGCAGTGGTGGAAGATGTGTACCGGCACATTCAGATGCTGGGCCGCATGCTCAACCGCCAATCCGCAGCCGATGCTGTGGTGGGCGGCATGCGGCAGCAGGTGGCCGACATCACGATGAAGACAAAATCGCGTCCGCATCCACGCGTGCTCTACGTGCTCAACGGTGATCCCTTCGTGACGGTGGGGACGGGCAGTTTTATCCATCAGTTGATCGGCTTAGCCGGCGGGATCAATGTCGCGCAGGCTTCACCGGTCGCCTATCCGCGGCTGAGTCTTGAGGAAGTGCTCAGGCAGGACCCCGAAATCATCGTGTTTCCAGCGGGGGTCGGCGAAAGCGTGCCCGAGGAGGAACAGCGGCGCTGGCGGCAATGGACGACGGTGACAGCGGTCAAGCGCGACCGGTTCGTGCAGGTGCCCAGCGTGCTGCTGGACCGGCCCGGGCCGCGCGTGGTCGAAGGATTGGATGCGCTGGCCCGCCAGCTGCATCCCGAGGCGTTCGATAAATGA
- a CDS encoding cob(I)yrinic acid a,c-diamide adenosyltransferase: protein MKRRRSLRITKVYTRTGDAGQTRLAGGQSVWKDTLRVEAYGTVDELNAVLGVALAFAAVRGMDKRVRACLAAELPRVQSKLFDIGGMLATAPGQQFANMPRVTERDVARLEQLMDACQKELPPLKEFLLPGGGGVPALLHQARTVCRRAERVCVRLARQEPVDPQIVPYLNRLSDALFVLSRWVTRRTKGAEALWQRNLD from the coding sequence ATGAAACGCCGGCGCAGTCTGCGGATTACGAAGGTCTACACGCGTACGGGCGATGCGGGGCAAACCCGTCTTGCCGGGGGGCAATCCGTGTGGAAGGATACTCTGCGTGTGGAGGCCTACGGCACCGTGGACGAATTAAACGCGGTCCTCGGAGTGGCGCTGGCTTTTGCCGCCGTCCGTGGTATGGACAAACGGGTACGCGCGTGTCTGGCTGCGGAGTTGCCGCGTGTCCAAAGCAAGCTGTTCGACATCGGTGGCATGCTGGCCACCGCGCCCGGGCAGCAGTTCGCGAACATGCCGCGCGTGACGGAACGGGATGTGGCGCGGCTCGAGCAGCTCATGGATGCATGCCAGAAGGAATTGCCGCCGTTGAAGGAATTTCTCTTGCCGGGTGGCGGTGGTGTTCCTGCTCTCCTGCATCAGGCGCGCACCGTCTGTCGCCGGGCAGAACGGGTCTGCGTCCGGTTGGCGCGTCAGGAGCCGGTGGACCCGCAGATCGTGCCGTACCTCAATCGCCTGAGTGATGCTCTGTTTGTCCTGTCCCGCTGGGTGACCAGGCGCACCAAGGGGGCCGAAGCGCTCTGGCAGCGGAATCTGGATTGA
- a CDS encoding methyltransferase domain-containing protein, with amino-acid sequence MTPPSSIHTFGQFRDAVAAYRLPRFILTALDLDLFTAVGSTSWTMPALAKRLRVNARGLEILCRNLACAGLLIKSGARYRSSRFARQELNQKSPDYRSAYLDLLRSHWHDWSQLTQSVKRGRPVDDDKGSDDPADRRRFSWAMHYRSVDVATKIATQINLHGAKTLLDLGGGPGTYALAFLRSHPSLRATICDRAPALSVAREIAATVPQGKRLSYLPLDFVTQPIPGHYDVIWFSNVLHIYSPNTNCTLFRKMVRALTPGGRLLIQDAFLHDGQGLFPQDATLFAGTMLLFTDEGNTYAARDTARWLRAAGFAKVRRLRIKRGMEDWDGGILEASTALRSSRTPSR; translated from the coding sequence ATGACGCCGCCATCTTCGATCCATACGTTTGGCCAGTTTCGCGATGCGGTGGCCGCGTACCGGCTGCCGCGTTTTATCCTGACCGCCCTCGATCTTGATCTGTTCACCGCTGTCGGCTCAACAAGCTGGACAATGCCGGCGTTGGCAAAGCGGTTACGCGTCAATGCGCGCGGACTTGAGATTCTCTGCCGGAACCTGGCCTGCGCGGGGTTGCTCATCAAATCAGGCGCACGCTATCGGAGTAGCCGCTTTGCACGACAGGAACTCAATCAAAAGAGTCCGGACTATCGCTCGGCCTATCTCGATTTGCTGCGTAGTCATTGGCATGACTGGTCGCAACTTACCCAGTCGGTGAAGCGTGGGCGGCCGGTGGATGACGACAAGGGATCAGACGATCCGGCCGATCGCCGGCGGTTTTCGTGGGCGATGCATTACCGGTCAGTTGATGTGGCGACGAAAATTGCCACGCAGATCAATTTGCACGGTGCGAAGACACTCCTTGATCTGGGCGGGGGGCCGGGGACGTATGCGCTGGCTTTTTTGAGGAGCCATCCTTCGCTCCGTGCGACGATCTGTGACCGCGCACCGGCCTTATCCGTGGCGCGTGAGATCGCTGCGACCGTGCCGCAGGGGAAGCGGCTCTCCTATCTGCCGTTGGATTTCGTCACGCAGCCGATTCCCGGGCACTACGACGTCATCTGGTTCTCTAACGTCCTGCATATCTATTCCCCAAACACCAACTGCACGCTGTTCCGGAAGATGGTCCGTGCGCTGACGCCGGGCGGGCGCCTGCTAATCCAGGATGCCTTCCTGCACGATGGGCAGGGGTTATTCCCTCAAGACGCAACGCTCTTTGCCGGCACGATGCTGTTGTTTACTGACGAGGGCAACACCTATGCGGCACGTGACACGGCGCGCTGGCTGCGCGCGGCCGGCTTTGCGAAGGTTCGTCGGCTCAGGATCAAGAGGGGGATGGAGGACTGGGACGGGGGGATTCTCGAGGCGTCAACGGCTCTCCGATCGTCAAGAACTCCTTCCCGCTGA
- a CDS encoding acyl carrier protein, with amino-acid sequence MNQRVVIAGLGVYLKRPPATSDLRHALRDDLGLDSMPTIELLDTIEDACDLQIPNQNLPQRARASDCDSLRGAPARKTGFRFSPGSRASQDTC; translated from the coding sequence ATGAACCAGCGGGTCGTCATCGCGGGGCTGGGCGTCTACTTAAAGCGGCCCCCTGCGACCAGCGATTTGCGCCATGCGCTGCGGGATGATCTGGGCCTGGATTCCATGCCCACGATCGAACTGCTTGATACAATAGAGGACGCCTGCGACCTGCAGATTCCCAACCAGAACCTCCCGCAGCGAGCACGAGCGTCTGATTGTGATAGCCTACGTGGGGCACCAGCTCGGAAAACGGGCTTCCGTTTCAGCCCCGGCTCCCGCGCCAGCCAAGACACCTGCTAA
- a CDS encoding iron ABC transporter permease translates to MADARTASRLLPATLTRGRWLSTIAALTGVSLVTLLICLQIGLERIGLADLMAMVMRLVRQEAAPDGAATAQLIVVHIRLPRILLGFLVGGCLAAVGVGLQALLRNPLADPYVLGISSGASVGAAIAVVLHLVPAVVPVCAFGGGLLVLLVLYRLAVSCGPLAVHTLLLGGVIVSALCSALIMFVTSLVDPARAFQIIAWLMGTLSAPDYATMGWLALCLALGLGLLFRHAHALNLLTTGEESARSMGVDVERVKRQVFVVTALLVGVVVSVSGLIGFVGMVVPHAVRMVVGADHRLLLPAAGLVGGALLVVADTVARVILLPAELPVGIVTALIGAPVFLYLLMTRKGGLA, encoded by the coding sequence ATGGCGGACGCACGAACCGCATCGCGCCTGCTGCCGGCCACGTTGACGCGTGGGCGATGGCTGTCCACGATCGCGGCGCTGACCGGTGTCAGCCTGGTAACGCTGTTGATCTGCCTACAGATCGGCCTCGAGCGCATCGGCCTGGCTGATCTGATGGCGATGGTGATGCGGCTGGTACGCCAGGAGGCCGCCCCAGATGGCGCGGCAACAGCGCAACTTATTGTCGTGCACATCCGGCTGCCGCGCATTCTGCTGGGTTTTCTCGTGGGCGGCTGCTTGGCGGCCGTCGGTGTCGGCTTGCAGGCCCTCCTGCGAAATCCTCTGGCCGATCCCTACGTGCTCGGCATCTCGAGCGGGGCGTCCGTCGGCGCAGCGATCGCCGTCGTATTGCATTTGGTCCCTGCGGTGGTCCCGGTCTGCGCCTTTGGCGGAGGATTGCTGGTGCTGCTGGTGCTCTACCGCCTCGCTGTCTCCTGCGGGCCGCTGGCCGTACATACGCTGTTGTTGGGCGGGGTGATCGTCAGCGCGCTCTGCTCGGCCCTCATCATGTTCGTCACGTCGCTGGTGGACCCTGCGCGGGCGTTTCAGATCATCGCCTGGCTCATGGGTACGCTCTCGGCGCCGGATTATGCAACGATGGGGTGGCTGGCACTGTGTCTGGCGCTCGGGCTGGGGCTGCTGTTTCGCCACGCCCACGCGCTCAATCTGTTGACGACGGGTGAAGAGTCAGCGCGCTCCATGGGCGTGGACGTTGAGCGGGTCAAGCGGCAGGTCTTCGTCGTGACGGCGCTCCTGGTCGGCGTGGTGGTGTCGGTCAGCGGACTGATTGGTTTCGTCGGCATGGTTGTGCCACACGCCGTCCGGATGGTGGTGGGTGCCGATCACCGGCTCCTGCTGCCAGCTGCGGGGCTGGTCGGTGGCGCGTTGCTGGTGGTGGCCGATACGGTGGCCCGCGTGATCCTGTTGCCCGCAGAGCTTCCGGTGGGAATAGTGACGGCGCTGATCGGGGCGCCGGTTTTCCTCTATCTGCTGATGACCAGGAAAGGCGGCCTGGCATGA
- a CDS encoding DUF393 domain-containing protein, protein MHDTPQRILIYDGQCRLCVMAKQGIERLETQPGVRFVPYQSEEAAHCLAADYRPGQPDAACLVEQDGTILKGLDAFVPLLPGLRGGWLALVFWKVPVLRPLAHALYRVIAKNRYAWFGTVNSSASPGSSR, encoded by the coding sequence ATGCACGATACACCGCAACGTATTCTCATTTATGACGGCCAGTGCCGGCTCTGTGTGATGGCCAAGCAGGGGATTGAGCGGCTTGAAACGCAGCCGGGCGTCCGCTTCGTGCCCTATCAGAGTGAGGAAGCCGCCCACTGTCTGGCCGCCGACTACCGGCCCGGCCAGCCCGACGCAGCGTGTCTGGTTGAGCAGGACGGGACTATTCTGAAGGGGTTGGATGCGTTCGTGCCGTTGCTACCAGGCCTGCGTGGCGGCTGGCTCGCACTGGTGTTTTGGAAGGTGCCGGTACTTCGTCCGCTGGCCCATGCGCTCTACCGCGTGATTGCTAAAAATCGCTATGCGTGGTTCGGCACGGTCAATTCTTCCGCCTCCCCTGGATCTTCTCGTTGA
- a CDS encoding TonB-dependent receptor, translating to MSNGFSFVRVCLVTTAVMTANVALVSAEETSLSREADTSVIEVQEVVTSATKTALPASQVTSAIEVIDGEEIQRKRIKTVIEALRLAQGVFAFSQGGPGGLANVRIRGADTKHTLVAIDGVIVNSPTNGAYDFAHLTTDNIDRIEILRGAQGMLYGADAVGGVISITTKRGTGKPAGSAFFEYGSFATTREGVQASGAEGSVDYSLSLSRWQTGGISALNYKRGAYERDGYRNWQGSGKLGVALPHDGRLELNMRWLTAHNAMDSSPASDVFGANNTNRALMVSGAYSQRITSWWDQKLTVAQNQEFQASVSGSLQRNVRTGVVDTPYQSPSNLDIRNKRLEWQHNVQVGKPLLLTGGYQFREEQGNSSGFYGSAQPNRLLSTHSGFTQAQLNVENRLILTGGVRQDRYNTFGDATTYRVTGGFLLHETGTKLRSSYGTGFRTPTLNDLFYENSSKPDLKPEKSRSFDVGVDQTLWGGRAQVSATYFWNHFRNLLVFQNSHSLCPASSSYGCPININQARTQGWELAGTVTLRENLQVKMQYTMTVDRNLTDKTRLPRRPMDMASAGLSWQPVVGAQLNMDWRFVGARNDTKNNLPSERQGSFGVVNLSGSYDFATHWQAFGRIENLFNQDYEEVLFYGTPTRSVFGGVKFTY from the coding sequence ATGTCGAATGGATTTTCGTTTGTACGGGTATGTCTGGTGACAACGGCCGTAATGACGGCCAATGTTGCGCTTGTGTCGGCGGAGGAGACGTCACTGTCCAGAGAGGCAGACACGTCTGTGATCGAGGTGCAGGAGGTCGTTACCAGCGCGACCAAGACGGCGCTGCCAGCCAGTCAGGTGACAAGTGCGATCGAAGTGATTGACGGGGAGGAAATTCAGCGCAAGCGGATCAAAACCGTGATCGAGGCGTTGCGGCTTGCGCAGGGTGTGTTTGCCTTCTCGCAAGGCGGTCCCGGGGGGCTCGCCAACGTGCGCATTCGCGGGGCTGACACAAAACACACGCTGGTGGCGATCGATGGCGTGATCGTCAACAGCCCCACCAACGGCGCCTATGATTTTGCCCATCTCACTACGGACAATATCGATCGCATTGAGATTCTGCGTGGCGCGCAAGGCATGCTCTACGGAGCCGATGCCGTTGGCGGCGTGATCAGTATCACGACCAAGCGTGGGACCGGGAAGCCCGCAGGCAGTGCCTTTTTCGAGTACGGCTCGTTTGCCACGACGCGCGAAGGCGTGCAGGCATCAGGCGCCGAGGGTAGCGTGGATTACTCACTCTCGCTCTCCCGCTGGCAGACGGGCGGGATTTCGGCCCTCAATTATAAACGGGGGGCGTACGAGCGGGACGGCTATCGCAACTGGCAGGGTTCGGGCAAGCTCGGCGTTGCCTTGCCGCATGACGGACGGCTGGAATTGAATATGCGCTGGCTGACGGCACACAATGCCATGGACAGCTCGCCTGCATCGGACGTATTTGGGGCCAACAACACCAACCGGGCTTTGATGGTGAGCGGAGCCTACAGTCAGCGGATCACGTCCTGGTGGGATCAAAAACTGACGGTTGCGCAAAATCAGGAGTTCCAGGCTTCGGTCAGTGGGTCACTTCAGAGAAATGTGAGGACGGGGGTGGTCGACACGCCGTACCAATCTCCGTCCAACCTTGATATCAGAAACAAGCGGCTTGAGTGGCAGCACAATGTTCAAGTGGGTAAGCCGCTGCTGCTGACGGGCGGATATCAATTTCGCGAGGAGCAGGGCAATTCGAGCGGGTTTTACGGCTCGGCTCAGCCGAATCGTCTGCTCAGTACCCATTCCGGGTTCACCCAGGCCCAGCTCAACGTAGAGAACCGCCTGATCCTGACCGGCGGCGTGCGGCAGGACCGTTACAATACATTTGGCGATGCGACCACCTATCGCGTCACCGGCGGATTCCTGCTCCATGAAACCGGCACCAAGCTCCGCAGCAGCTATGGCACGGGATTCCGCACGCCGACACTGAATGATTTGTTTTATGAAAATTCCTCGAAGCCGGACTTAAAGCCAGAAAAAAGCCGGAGCTTCGATGTCGGTGTGGATCAAACGCTGTGGGGCGGGCGGGCGCAGGTGAGCGCGACCTATTTCTGGAATCATTTCCGTAATCTGCTCGTGTTTCAAAACTCTCACTCGCTGTGTCCGGCTTCCTCGAGTTATGGCTGTCCGATCAACATCAATCAGGCCAGGACGCAGGGATGGGAACTGGCAGGTACGGTCACGCTACGCGAGAATCTCCAGGTCAAAATGCAGTATACGATGACGGTCGATCGCAATCTCACCGATAAAACCCGTCTGCCGAGGCGTCCAATGGACATGGCCAGCGCGGGGTTGAGCTGGCAGCCGGTGGTGGGTGCCCAGTTGAACATGGATTGGCGCTTTGTGGGTGCGCGGAACGATACTAAGAACAATCTGCCGTCCGAGCGTCAGGGATCGTTCGGTGTGGTCAATCTGTCGGGATCGTACGATTTCGCGACGCACTGGCAAGCGTTCGGGCGCATTGAAAACCTGTTTAACCAGGACTACGAGGAAGTGCTGTTTTACGGCACGCCGACCCGATCGGTGTTTGGTGGGGTGAAGTTTACTTATTAG
- a CDS encoding tetratricopeptide repeat protein: protein MREHGSAQLNRRGNQHFSRGDYTSAHECYMKALECDRKTGDRRALVTTLGNLANICGVSGHREAAQKHYEEVLDLQKQFGDERGIGTTLANLGNLRADAGEWGRARAYYLEALDILNRAKDEAAKAVLLSDLGFVARETGQYDEAVRFYEQSVALMKRLDDQGGVADAWRMIARTYLMQQRYADAVACSQTSQAIAERMRDELRVGGARYVLAGCYEQLGRLQEAADLLELVVAMDRKYQLPKLQENIGRLKTLRGRLTEKARA from the coding sequence ATGCGCGAACACGGCTCCGCACAACTTAACCGACGGGGGAACCAGCATTTCTCGCGTGGCGATTACACCAGTGCCCACGAATGTTACATGAAAGCGCTGGAGTGTGACCGCAAGACCGGCGATCGCCGTGCGCTTGTGACCACGCTCGGAAATCTCGCCAATATCTGTGGTGTCAGCGGCCACCGGGAGGCAGCGCAAAAACATTACGAAGAGGTGCTGGATCTGCAGAAACAGTTCGGGGATGAACGGGGTATCGGCACGACGCTGGCTAATCTTGGCAATTTGCGCGCGGATGCTGGTGAGTGGGGCCGGGCCCGCGCCTACTACCTTGAGGCGCTCGATATTCTCAATCGCGCGAAGGATGAGGCCGCGAAAGCGGTACTGCTGTCAGACCTCGGTTTCGTAGCCCGCGAAACCGGCCAGTACGATGAGGCCGTACGCTTCTACGAACAATCGGTTGCTTTGATGAAGCGGTTGGACGATCAGGGGGGGGTGGCCGATGCCTGGCGCATGATAGCCCGGACCTATTTGATGCAACAACGCTACGCTGACGCAGTGGCCTGCTCCCAGACCAGCCAGGCGATTGCAGAACGCATGCGCGACGAGCTGCGCGTCGGGGGAGCGCGGTACGTGCTGGCCGGCTGCTACGAACAGTTGGGCCGCTTGCAGGAGGCCGCTGACTTGCTTGAACTGGTCGTGGCGATGGATCGCAAGTACCAATTGCCCAAGCTGCAAGAAAATATCGGTCGGCTGAAGACGTTACGCGGTCGTCTGACCGAGAAGGCCCGTGCATGA
- the lpxD gene encoding UDP-3-O-(3-hydroxymyristoyl)glucosamine N-acyltransferase: MTTRPSPQSVTLNELARAVSAQVHGKADTVLTGVSSLELAQPGDLSFVEHDRFVKAACASRAAAFVVPRPFADLSRPQLVVANPKYALAQLTQQFFMTPYKPSGIAQPIAQGADVQIGPDVSIWPFVTLGDRVKIGARVTLYPGVFIGDDSVLGDDCLLYPNVTIRERCEIGRRVVIHSGTVIGSDGFGYVQEQGRHHKIPQIGTVLIEDDVELGANVAVDRAAFGKTVVKRGTKVDNLVQIAHNVTVGEHNILVAQVGIAGSTMLGSHVIVGGQAGLADHIEVGDRVQIAARSGVNRSLAGNQIVSGTPAIPHAISIKAQAVVSRLPELRQQVRDLLHRVTELESRAAKGSPRARNKRTL; encoded by the coding sequence ATGACTACCCGCCCCTCACCTCAGTCCGTCACGTTGAACGAATTGGCACGCGCGGTGAGCGCACAGGTGCATGGCAAAGCCGACACCGTCCTCACCGGCGTCTCCAGTCTGGAACTGGCCCAGCCGGGCGATCTGTCCTTTGTCGAGCACGACCGATTCGTCAAAGCCGCGTGCGCCTCACGGGCGGCGGCCTTCGTCGTTCCGCGTCCATTTGCAGACCTGTCCCGGCCTCAGCTGGTGGTGGCCAACCCCAAATATGCCCTCGCGCAACTCACCCAGCAGTTTTTCATGACGCCCTACAAGCCCAGCGGCATCGCGCAGCCTATCGCGCAAGGCGCCGACGTCCAGATCGGCCCCGACGTGTCCATCTGGCCGTTCGTGACGCTGGGAGACCGCGTGAAGATCGGCGCCCGCGTCACGCTCTACCCCGGGGTCTTCATTGGTGACGACTCGGTGCTCGGCGACGATTGCCTTCTCTACCCCAACGTCACCATCCGCGAGCGCTGCGAAATCGGTCGGCGCGTGGTCATCCACAGCGGCACCGTGATCGGCAGCGACGGATTCGGCTATGTACAGGAGCAGGGTCGCCATCACAAAATCCCACAGATCGGTACCGTCCTCATCGAAGACGACGTCGAACTCGGTGCCAACGTCGCTGTCGACCGGGCCGCCTTCGGCAAAACCGTGGTCAAGCGGGGCACAAAGGTGGACAACCTCGTGCAGATCGCGCACAACGTGACTGTGGGTGAACACAATATCCTGGTCGCACAGGTGGGTATCGCGGGCAGCACGATGCTGGGCTCTCACGTGATTGTGGGTGGACAGGCCGGCCTCGCTGACCACATCGAGGTGGGCGACCGGGTGCAGATTGCGGCACGATCAGGTGTCAATCGCAGCCTGGCCGGCAACCAGATCGTCTCCGGCACCCCGGCAATCCCACACGCGATCTCGATCAAGGCCCAAGCGGTCGTCTCGCGCTTGCCGGAATTGCGTCAACAGGTCCGCGACCTGCTGCACCGCGTGACAGAACTGGAATCGCGCGCCGCTAAGGGAAGTCCACGGGCAAGAAACAAAAGAACACTGTAG